A window of Campylobacter concisus genomic DNA:
CCTCTAGTGGCGTAAAGTCCGGCGCTTAGTCCTGCTGGACCGCCTCCGATGATCGCTAAATCAAGCATAAATTTCCTTTATTCTAAAACATTTATGGGCGAATTTTGTTTATAAATTTCACCCCTTTGATGAACTATCTCAACACTACTTGGAAGCTTTGTAATGCTCAAATTTCGCATCAGCTCCAAGACCGTATTAATATCTGAGCTTATATATTTTAGTGTTGAGTTTGACTCATATCTTTTTTGAAAGATATCGATTGCCACAACTGTTTCGTTTTTGATTGGTAAAATTTCGTCTAATTTTGATTGATTTGAGCTAAAGATTAAAAGCGTGTATTTTGGCTCTTTTGGAGTAAAAATTTCGCTTTTTTCGTAGAAAACTAGCTTCGCAAAATCAACAAATTTATATTGTGAAAAACGATAGTTGCTATACGCAAATGCAGCTGCTATCATAGCTGCACCAAAAAATGAACCAAATATATATGTAAGAGGAAGTAGGCTTCCTCTTCTTTTTTCGCTCATTAAAGAAGCGAATTTAGTTTGTCAGTTAAGGCTTGTTTTGACTGCGCACCGACCATTTGCTCAACTAGCTCGCCATTTTTGAAAAATAGCAATGTTGGGATCGATCTGATGCCAAACTCAACCGCAAGATCTTGTACTTCATCAGTATTTACCTTGCAAATTTTCGCTTTTCCGTCGAAGTCTTCAGCAAGCTCTTCGATCACTGGAGCTAGCATACGGCAAGGTCCGCACCATGGAGCCCAAAAGTCTACTAAAGCAACGCCTTCTTTTGTAACATCAAAATTTTCTTTTGTAAGTTCGATGTATTTTCCCATTTTTTCTCCTTATTTTTAAAATGTGGCAATTATACAAATTAAATTTAAATTTTATCTAAATAATAAATTTTATTATAAACTAATATTTTCTATTAGTTCTAAATCTTCATTTTTTATGACGAGTAAATCGACTTGAAAATCTCTATTTGGCTCATTTTTCATCATATAAAAATTTATAGTTTTTAAGATTTTTATATATTTTGCATTATTTAGTCTATACTCTGCTTCATATTCTCCACTAGTTGCTTTTACCTCTATGAAGTGTAAAATTTTATCACTACTTAGTGCGATAATGTCGATCTCGCCAAATTTAGAGTGAAAATTTCTCTCTAAAATGACAAAACCAAGCTTTTGTAAAAATTCGCACGCCCTATCTTCTGAGCTTTTGCCAAAGAGATACTCTTTTAACCCCAAGCTACTCCTCGATCCTCATCATAAATGGCTCTTCTTTTATATACTCTTGCTCTTTTAAAATTTCAATTGTCCTTCTTACATCAGCCTCAAGACTCGTATGTGTCGTAAAAAACAATACAGCAAATTCGCTCTCATCTTTTGGTTTTTGAAGTATGCTATCAATCGATAAGTTATTTTCGCTCATTAAATTTGTAATCTTTGCTAGCACACCCATTTTATCTTCGACTTTTAACCTAAAGTAGTACTTCGTCTTTATCCTATCGCGGTCAAGTAACTCAAGCGTATTTAATTCAAACGGTGCTTTATATCCAAGCATCGGCGATTTGCTATCTCTTGCGATGTCGATAAGATCGCTGATCACCGCGCTTGCCGTTGCGTCGCCGCCAGCTCCAGGTCCATAGTACATAGTCTCACCAACGACCTCGCCAACGACACTGATCGCATTTGTTACGCCACTTGCCTTTGCTATCATTTTATTTTGCGGTACAAGTGCTGGATGTACGCGTAGCTCGATTTTACCCTCGCTTTTTTTGGCAATTGCTAGAAGTTTTATTGAGTATTCGAAATCTTTTGCGAAAAATATGTCTTCTGGCGTGATGCCTTGAATCCCTTCGATCAAGATATCCTCTGGATCGCCATGCACACCGTATGCGATGCTTGCCAGTATAAGAAGCTTATGAGCCGTATCAAAGCCTCCCACATCAAAAGTAGGATCAGCCTCAGCGTATCCGAGCTCTTGAGCCTTTTTAAGAGCGTCTTTAAAATTTGAACCCTCATCCATCATCGAGGTTAGGATAAAGTTACTAGTTCCGTTAAGTATGCCATTTATACTAACGATATGGTTTGCACTTAAGCCTTCTCTTAAGGCTCTAATGATCGGTATGCCACCAGCCACGCTTGCTTCAAAGCCAAATGGCGTGTTTTTGGCTAAATTTTGCAAAGCGTATCTGTGGTAGGCAAGAAGTGCTTTGTTTGCAGTTACAACTGCTTTTTTGCGCTTTAAAATTTCACTCACAACCCTAAAAGGCTCTTCTACACCACCCATAAGTTCGATAAAAACGTCAATATCATCGCGGTTTACAACGCTATTTATATCGTCAGTCAAAGGGATGCCCACGTCTCTTTTTTTGTTTAAATTTCTGACCACGCCGATGACTGGTACGATCTCTTCGCCACTTCTTGCTGCGATTAGCTTTTTATTTTTTAGTAAAATTTTTGCAACTGCCTCACCAACGGTTCCAACGCCTAATATCGCTACATTCATTCAAATTCTTTCAAATATTTTTTTATATTTCTTGCTGCTTGTCTTATTCTATTTTCGTTTTCTATAAGAGCTAGACGCACATAGTCGTTTCCGCCCTCGCCAAAACCAATACCTGGACTAACTGCGACTGATGCCTTTGTAAGAAGCTGCTTTGAAAACTCAAGGCTGCCTAAGTGGCTAACTTTTGGTGGAAGTTTCGCCCAAATAAACATACTAGAGCTTGGTTTCTTAAGCTCCCAACCAGCCTGAGCAAAGGCCTCTATCATCACATCTCTTCTTTTTTCATAAATTTGGCGTATCTCTTCAACGCAGCTTTGATCACCATCAAGTGCGACTGTGGCAGCCACTTGTATCGGCGTAAACATACCGTAATCAACCCATGATTTTATCTTTTTAAGTGCAGCACAAAGCCTTTTATTTCCGCACATAAAGCCAACTCTCCAGCCAGCCATATTGTAGCTTTTTGAAAGTGTATAGCACTCGACTGCGACATCTTTTGCACCATCAACCTCAAAGATACTTGGCGTTTTGTAGCCATCAAATGTAAGATCAGCGTAGGCGATGTCAGATATGACGTAAAATCTCTCTTGTTTTGCGATGCTTACAAGGCGCTCGTAAAAGCTCTTTTGCACTGTCACGGTCGTTGGATTGTGAGGGAAATTTACGACTACGTATTTTGGTTTTGGCGAGCTTGCGTGTATGGTTTGGATCAAATTTTCAAAAAATTTATTCTCATCTAACTCAAATTTATCATTATAGTGAAGTGGCATCTTTGCGACACTTCCGCCAGCAAATAAAAACGCTTGCGTGTGTATCGGATAAGCAGGATCGGGCACGATAGCCACATCGCCTGGGTTTATCACGGCTTGAGCTAGGTGAACAAAACCCTCTTTACTACCCATCGTGGCGACTGCTTCGGTATCTGGGTCTAAATTTACGCCGTATTTTCTCTTATACCAGTTGCAAATGGCAAGGCGGAGCTTGTAAATTCCAGCACTAGCTGAGTAGCCGTGAGTCTTGTCCTTTTGCGCGCTTTCACATAGTTTATCGACAATGTGCTGTGGCGTTCTACCCTCAGGATTACCCATAGAAAAGTCGATGATGTCCTCACCAGCTCTTCGTGCAGCCATTTTTATTGCATTTACTTCGGCAAAAACGTAGTTTGGCAAACGCTCAATTGTATTAAATCTTATCTCATCAAACACTGCTTACTCCTATTTTATAAGCTTGATAATTATCTCATTTTTTATATTATTTATATCAACATTATCGCTAATTAATGCGTATTTTGCGCCTATTGCTAATTTTATAGAAACGGCGGTTTTTGCTTGCTCCTCTTTTATAGAGTCAATCTGATTTAAATTTTTATCATAAATTCTAACAAGTGGCATCCATCTATTTGACTCTTTTGACGCGATATCCAGACTACTTGCACCCTCAACATCAACAAAATAAGTACCACCGCTTTTTAAAAGTGGCGTCTCTTCGTCAAAATTTACCTTTGTAGCCTTAAGAATCATATTCTGAGCATCTAAAAATATCTCTAAATTACCATCAACTCTATCAAATCCTAAAATTTTAAAACCGCT
This region includes:
- the trxA gene encoding thioredoxin encodes the protein MGKYIELTKENFDVTKEGVALVDFWAPWCGPCRMLAPVIEELAEDFDGKAKICKVNTDEVQDLAVEFGIRSIPTLLFFKNGELVEQMVGAQSKQALTDKLNSLL
- a CDS encoding YraN family protein, which codes for MGLKEYLFGKSSEDRACEFLQKLGFVILERNFHSKFGEIDIIALSSDKILHFIEVKATSGEYEAEYRLNNAKYIKILKTINFYMMKNEPNRDFQVDLLVIKNEDLELIENISL
- a CDS encoding homoserine dehydrogenase encodes the protein MNVAILGVGTVGEAVAKILLKNKKLIAARSGEEIVPVIGVVRNLNKKRDVGIPLTDDINSVVNRDDIDVFIELMGGVEEPFRVVSEILKRKKAVVTANKALLAYHRYALQNLAKNTPFGFEASVAGGIPIIRALREGLSANHIVSINGILNGTSNFILTSMMDEGSNFKDALKKAQELGYAEADPTFDVGGFDTAHKLLILASIAYGVHGDPEDILIEGIQGITPEDIFFAKDFEYSIKLLAIAKKSEGKIELRVHPALVPQNKMIAKASGVTNAISVVGEVVGETMYYGPGAGGDATASAVISDLIDIARDSKSPMLGYKAPFELNTLELLDRDRIKTKYYFRLKVEDKMGVLAKITNLMSENNLSIDSILQKPKDESEFAVLFFTTHTSLEADVRRTIEILKEQEYIKEEPFMMRIEE
- a CDS encoding LL-diaminopimelate aminotransferase; protein product: MFDEIRFNTIERLPNYVFAEVNAIKMAARRAGEDIIDFSMGNPEGRTPQHIVDKLCESAQKDKTHGYSASAGIYKLRLAICNWYKRKYGVNLDPDTEAVATMGSKEGFVHLAQAVINPGDVAIVPDPAYPIHTQAFLFAGGSVAKMPLHYNDKFELDENKFFENLIQTIHASSPKPKYVVVNFPHNPTTVTVQKSFYERLVSIAKQERFYVISDIAYADLTFDGYKTPSIFEVDGAKDVAVECYTLSKSYNMAGWRVGFMCGNKRLCAALKKIKSWVDYGMFTPIQVAATVALDGDQSCVEEIRQIYEKRRDVMIEAFAQAGWELKKPSSSMFIWAKLPPKVSHLGSLEFSKQLLTKASVAVSPGIGFGEGGNDYVRLALIENENRIRQAARNIKKYLKEFE